From a region of the Schistocerca nitens isolate TAMUIC-IGC-003100 chromosome 8, iqSchNite1.1, whole genome shotgun sequence genome:
- the LOC126198804 gene encoding cuticle protein 19.8-like, with amino-acid sequence MYKQVIVVLAVVAACLAAPGPKPAPGLLASYVAAAPVAYTAHAVAAPVAYTAAAAPVAYAAPYSAAYVAPYPAAYRAAILG; translated from the exons ATGTACAAGCAG GTGATCGTCGTCCTGGCCGTGGTGGCCGCCTGCCTGGCCGCCCCCGGACCCAAGCCGGCCCCCGGCCTGCTGGCCAGCTACGTGGCCGCCGCCCCCGTCGCCTACACCGCCCACGCAGTCGCCGCTCCCGTCGCCTACACCGCTGCCGCAGCCCCCGTGGCCTACGCCGCCCCCTACTCTGCTGCCTACGTCGCCCCATACCCTGCTGCCTACAGGGCCGCCATCTTAGGATGA